The following are encoded together in the Iodobacter fluviatilis genome:
- the panD gene encoding aspartate 1-decarboxylase: MQRSLLKSKIHRCTTTHSELHYEGSCAIDENLLEAANILVHEQIHIWNVDNGERFSTYAIKAERGSGIISVNGSAARRAAVGDLLIIATFAQFEEAEIANFHPQLVFVDGDNRIKEIKHDAPEQAA; the protein is encoded by the coding sequence ATGCAACGCTCCCTGCTTAAATCGAAAATTCATCGCTGTACCACTACTCATTCAGAGCTGCATTACGAAGGCTCGTGTGCGATTGATGAAAACCTGCTTGAAGCCGCCAATATCTTGGTGCATGAGCAGATTCATATCTGGAATGTGGATAACGGCGAGCGCTTCTCTACCTACGCTATTAAGGCTGAACGTGGTTCGGGGATTATTTCGGTTAATGGCTCTGCGGCGCGCCGAGCTGCAGTGGGTGATTTACTGATTATCGCCACCTTTGCTCAGTTTGAAGAAGCCGAAATCGCTAATTTTCACCCGCAGCTGGTGTTTGTGGATGGCGATAACCGCATCAAAGAAATTAAGCATGATGCGCCAGAGCAAGCGGCTTAA